One region of Glutamicibacter sp. B1 genomic DNA includes:
- the abc-f gene encoding ribosomal protection-like ABC-F family protein has product MTHPHDGRQVASQNLDHSPDYICAMRGISVSFGDRDVLIDCDLTISAKERLAVLGDNGSGKSTLMRVIAGNLTADRGQREMNAPGSVAFAAQNPQFAASATIQQVIDSYHARFRELENLMRIISLKLPGAQGAVAERLMAQLQQVTDIYEAADGYTVKQRLDSALQQLGLGELDRDSEVSRLSGGQRSRLALACVLCSSAQLLLLDEPTNDLDEAALTWLERCLDRHRGAIVLITHDRMFLKRFARSILEVQEGRLNRYGNGYDGYLHAKEQERISAEEAYAAWSEDMEHSRKLVEKNASRVAAIPRKMEMAAFGHGNFRSRERSHGSTSKIRQAKSRIEELEARPVPKPAAELEFSMPSGSGAAENTRALIQVRNAQRDVAPKLRTGSFEINLGERWLVTGPNGAGKTSLLKLLAGELAEDSGQVQRASQMRWAWLRQELGQLPGQSLIEAFALATDQYLEDAAEALAKLGLFMPEDFERHPQALSVGQCRRLELAIAVSSEAQVLFLDEPTNHISPVLVEQLESALEDYPGTVITVSHDRRWQQKLKERGPLHRLQVQDGYVQVVR; this is encoded by the coding sequence ATGACTCACCCACATGACGGGCGCCAAGTAGCGTCCCAGAACTTAGATCATTCCCCAGACTACATTTGCGCTATGCGTGGTATCAGCGTCAGTTTCGGCGATCGAGACGTACTGATTGACTGCGACCTGACGATTTCCGCCAAGGAACGATTGGCGGTGCTCGGCGATAACGGTTCGGGCAAGTCCACCTTGATGCGCGTCATCGCAGGAAATCTGACAGCCGATCGCGGCCAGCGCGAGATGAACGCCCCCGGGTCAGTAGCCTTTGCGGCCCAGAATCCACAGTTTGCAGCGTCTGCGACTATTCAACAGGTGATTGATTCGTATCATGCTCGCTTCCGCGAGCTGGAGAATTTGATGAGGATTATCAGTCTAAAACTCCCTGGTGCACAGGGTGCGGTAGCTGAACGCCTCATGGCCCAACTTCAGCAGGTCACTGATATCTATGAAGCCGCCGATGGCTACACCGTTAAACAACGACTGGATAGCGCGCTACAGCAACTTGGCTTGGGGGAGTTGGATCGTGACAGCGAAGTATCCCGACTTTCCGGTGGGCAACGCTCACGTCTGGCCCTTGCTTGTGTGCTTTGCTCAAGCGCGCAGTTATTGTTGCTCGATGAGCCGACCAATGACCTAGATGAAGCCGCACTGACCTGGCTGGAAAGATGCCTCGACAGGCATCGTGGAGCGATAGTGTTAATCACCCACGACCGTATGTTTCTCAAGCGTTTTGCACGTTCCATTCTTGAAGTTCAGGAGGGAAGACTGAATCGGTACGGTAATGGCTACGATGGTTACCTGCATGCCAAAGAGCAAGAGCGTATCTCGGCCGAAGAAGCCTATGCTGCGTGGAGTGAAGATATGGAGCATTCCCGAAAACTCGTGGAAAAGAACGCTTCGCGGGTAGCTGCGATTCCTCGAAAAATGGAAATGGCTGCCTTTGGGCACGGCAATTTTCGTTCGCGAGAACGAAGCCACGGATCCACTTCGAAAATCCGACAAGCCAAATCTCGGATCGAAGAATTGGAAGCTCGGCCTGTACCCAAGCCGGCCGCCGAGCTTGAATTTTCTATGCCGTCAGGTAGTGGGGCTGCTGAAAATACACGGGCCCTGATCCAGGTTCGCAATGCGCAACGCGACGTGGCTCCGAAACTTCGAACAGGCTCGTTTGAGATTAATCTTGGCGAACGCTGGCTGGTGACCGGGCCGAATGGAGCTGGGAAAACCTCCCTGCTGAAACTCTTGGCTGGTGAATTGGCTGAGGACAGCGGTCAAGTCCAGCGAGCCTCGCAGATGCGTTGGGCTTGGCTACGACAAGAACTGGGGCAGTTGCCCGGGCAGAGCCTGATTGAGGCGTTTGCGTTGGCAACAGATCAATACCTGGAAGATGCCGCCGAAGCGCTGGCCAAGCTGGGCTTGTTCATGCCGGAGGACTTCGAACGACATCCGCAGGCATTGTCCGTCGGACAATGCCGGCGACTCGAATTGGCGATCGCCGTGAGCTCTGAGGCTCAGGTGTTGTTCCTGGACGAGCCCACAAACCATATTTCACCGGTGCTTGTCGAACAGCTTGAAAGCGCCTTGGAGGACTACCCAGGAACGGTCATTACCGTCAGCCATGATCGTCGATGGCAACAAAAACTTAAGGAGCGTGGCCCCCTGCATCGGTTGCAGGTCCAAGATGGGTATGTTCAAGTTGTTCGCTAA